A portion of the Meleagris gallopavo isolate NT-WF06-2002-E0010 breed Aviagen turkey brand Nicholas breeding stock chromosome 16, Turkey_5.1, whole genome shotgun sequence genome contains these proteins:
- the ELFN1 gene encoding protein ELFN1: protein MPPFQMAGRRWAATSAFCMCVVAVSLLHTGEVRADCWLIEGDKGFVWLAICSQNQPPYESIPQQINSTIVDLRLNDNKIKSVQYASLSRFGNLTYLNLTKNEISYIEDGAFSGQFNLQVLQLGYNRLRNLTEGILRGLGKLEYLYLQANLIESVTPNAFWECPNIVNIDLSMNRIQRLDSNTFRGLNKLSVCELYSNPFYCSCELLGFLQWLEAFTNMTRTYDRMQCDSPPDYTGYYLLGQGRTGYRNALSMLSSLCTGGSYTVIPRFIPPRYQVTTVPSESPCSEEECSSGDGTTPQFSLFTPIGETEVRPNIQVKHLNHNSAVLTVQIPYPFSKMYILSQFENGFSSMITKLRKKEENITVSNLVAQRDYTYCVVSVHQYSKYNHTCVTITPTRPNRKEPVPTPSTATHYIMTILGCLFGMVIVLGVVYYCLRKRRQQEEKHKKAASGMKKTIIELKYGPEMETTSITQLSQGQMLGGETVTRIPYLPSAGEVEQYKLIDSSETPKATKGNYMEVRTGEQSERRDCELSLAPDTQSSVAEISTIAKEVDKVNQIINNCIDALKSESTSFQGVKSGAVSTVEPQLVLLSEQIPSKHGFLSPVYKESYNHPLQRHHSMEAAPKRSSTSSSGSIRSPRSYRSEGSGHKSEAKYIEKTSPTTDTILTVTPAAAILRAEAEKIRQYSEHRHSYPGSHQGEQHDSMAGRKPSILEPLTRPRPRDLAYSQLSPQYHNLSYTSSPEYTCKPSHSIWERFKLNRKRHKEEEEYMAAGHALRKKVQFAKDEDLHDILDYWKGVSAQQKS from the coding sequence ATGCCACCCTTCCAGATGGCAGGTCGCCGGTGGGCTGCGACGTCAGCCTTCTGCATGTGCGTGGTAGCCGTCTCTCTCCTGCACACTGGGGAGGTGCGGGCAGACTGCTGGCTCATCGAGGGGGACAAGGGTTTTGTCTGGCTGGCCATCTGCAGCCAAAACCAGCCTCCCTATGAGTCCATCCCCCAGCAAATCAACAGCACCATCGTGGACTTGCGGCTGAACGACAACAAGATCAAGAGCGTGCAGTACGCCTCGCTCAGCCGCTTCGGCAACCTGACATACCTCAACCTGACGAAGAACGAGATCTCCTACATCGAGGACGGTGCCTTTTCAGGACAGTTCAACCTCCAGGTGCTGCAGCTGGGTTACAACCGCCTGAGGAACCTCACCGAGGGCATCCTCCGGGGCCTGGGGAAGCTGGAGTACCTCTATCTCCAGGCCAACCTCATCGAGTCCGTCACCCCCAATGCCTTCTGGGAGTGTCCCAACATAGTGAACATTGACCTGTCCATGAACAGGATCCAGAGACTTGACAGCAACACTTTTAGGGGCTTAAACAAGCTCTCTGTCTGTGAACTCTACAGCAACCCCTTCTACTGCTCCTGCGAGCTCCTCGGCTTCCTGCAATGGCTGGAGGCCTTCACCAACATGACACGCACGTACGACCGGATGCAGTGCGACTCCCCACCAGACTACACGGGCTACTACTTGTTAGGTCAAGGCCGGACTGGCTACCGCAATGCTCTGAGCATGCTCTCTTCCCTTTGCACCGGTGGTTCCTACACTGTGATCCCTCGTTTTATCCCTCCCCGGTACCAAGTGACCACAGTGCCCTCTGAAAGCCCGTGCTCCGAGGAGGAGTGCTCCTCTGGTGATGGCACCACCCCACAGTTCTCCCTCTTCACGCCCATTGGTGAGACAGAGGTGCGGCCGAACATCCAGGTGAAGCACCTCAACCACAACTCGGCCGTCCTCACCGTGCAGATCCCCTACCCCTTCAGCAAGATGTATATCCTCTCCCAGTTTGAAAACGGCTTCTCCTCCATGATCACCAAGCTCAGGAAGAAGGAGGAGAACATCACCGTGAGCAACCTAGTAGCACAAAGAGATTACACCTACTGTGTGGTCTCCGTCCACCAGTACTCCAAGTACAACCACACCTGTGTCACCATCACGCCCACCAGACCCAACCGCAAGGAGCCGGTGCCCACTCCTTCCACTGCCACTCATTACATCATGACAATCCTGGGCTGTCTCTTTGGCATGGTGATCGTCCTGGGCGTCGTCTATTACTGTCTCCGAAAGAGacgccagcaggaggagaaGCACAAAAAGGCTGCCAGCGGCATGAAGAAGACCATTATTGAGCTGAAGTATGGGCCAGAAATGGAGACCACCAGCATCACCCAGCTGTCCCAGGGACAGATGCTGGGTGGGGAGACTGTGACCCGCATCCCCTACCTGCCTTCTGCTGGTGAGGTCGAGCAGTACAAGCTCATTGACAGCAGTGAGACCCCCAAGGCCACCAAGGGCAACTACATGGAGGTGAGGACGGGCGAGCAGTCTGAGAGGAGAGACTGCGAGCTGTCCCTGGCACCGGACACCCAGAGCTCCGTGGCTGAGATCTCCACCATTGCCAAGGAGGTGGACAAGGTGAACCAGATAATCAACAATTGCATCGATGCCTTGAAATCTGAGTCCACCTCCTTCCAAGGGGTGAAATCGGGGGCAGTGTCCACAGTGGAGCCTCAGCTGGTGCTCTTATCAGAGCAGATCCCCAGCAAGCACGGATTCCTCTCCCCTGTCTACAAGGAAAGCTACAACCACCCCCTCCAGCGACACCACAGCATGGAGGCAGCCCCCAAACGCTCCAGcacttcttccagtggctcCATTCGGAGCCCCAGGTCCTACCGCTCCGAGGGATCGGGCCACAAATCAGAAGCCAAATACATCGAGAAGACGTCCCCCACCACCGACACCATCCTCACTGTGACACCGGCTGCAGCCATCCTGCGGGCAGAGGCGGAGAAGATCCGGCAGTACAGCGAACACCGGCACTCGTACCCTGGCTCGCACCAAGGGGAGCAGCACGACAGCATGGCGGGGCGAAAGCCTTCCATCCTGGAGCCTCTGACCCGGCCTCGCCCCAGAGACCTGGCCTATTCCCAGCTCTCGCCGCAATACCACAACCTGAGCTACACCTCCAGCCCAGAGTACACCTGCAAACCATCGCACAGCATCTGGGAACGCTTCAAACTCAACCGCAAGCGGCACAAAGAAGAGGAGGAATATATGGCAGCCGGCCATGCCCTGCGCAAAAAGGTCCAGTTTGCCAAAGACGAGGATCTTCACGACATCTTAGACTACTGGAAGGGCGTCTCTGCCCAGCAAAAGTCCTGA